The Cellulophaga lytica DSM 7489 nucleotide sequence TAATGTATTACCAATATCTAGTTTTATAAATTATATGTTGTAAACTATTGTATAGTTGTTGTTTGTTAAGCAATTTATGTTGTGATGTTTTTTTATTGGTATTTGGATCTTAGTAAAGCGCTGTTTTTTAATTGTTTATAAATAAAAAAGAGTCTTGTTGGCAAAAACAAGACTCTTTTTACGAGAACACTATATGAAAATGAAAAATTTATTCTGACTAATTATACTGCTAATGTATTACCAATATCTAGTTTTATAAATTATATGTTGTAAACCATTGTATAGTTGTTGTTTGTTAAGCAACTTATGTGGTAGATAATTTTTTTTGAAAAATAAAGTAGGGTTTTTTTAGTGTTGATTGTTTTAAGAGTGTATTGCAGCATTATTAATGGTTGTAATAACATTTTAAAAACCAAATTTTATGAAAAAAGTACATTTTTTATTTACAGCAATTTTAATGACAGTAACATTTACTGTGGTAGGGCAAGAGAAAGAAGTTACAGAAAAAGAAAAACTATCTTACTATGAACAAAGAGCTAAAGAAGATGCCGCTTATGAACAGTCTACAGAAATAGCTGTAGAAGATGAGGAAGAATTTTGGGAAGACCAAAAGGCATATGAGAAAAACTTAAAGAAAAGAGATAGAAAGGCTTATAGAGCGTATATGAAGGGTAAGAGAGATGCGTATGCAGAACACGCTGCACATTGTGATTCTCACTGTCATCATAGTGACCATTACCACAGTCATGCTACGTTTTACTATAGCTATAATAATTACAGAAGAGCTCCAAGACGCTCAACTGTAGTAAGGACTAATGTTGGCGTTAGAGTACCTAGCGTTAGGATTGGATTATAATTGATAATTTGTATTTGGGAACGAAAAAGTCGGCTGGTTAGAGCCGACTTTTTTTATGTTGTATTGTTAGGCGTATTATTTTTTTTCTAATAAAGTCATATAAAAACCATCATAACCAGAGTCAGATGCATAAACTTTATTTTCTTTAACAAGGGTAAAATCTTTACCTGCTTCTGAGGCTAAAAATGCTATAATTTGGTCGTTGTTTTCTTGTGGTAAAATAGAACAAGTGGCATATACCAGTTTACCTCCAGATTTTACTATTCTACTATAGCTTTGTAAAATTTCTTGTTGTGTTTTTGTAATCTTATCTAAAAACTCTGGTTGTAATTTCCATTTAGCATCTGGATTACGTTTTAGTACACCAAGACCAGTACAAGGAGCATCAATTAACACTCGGTCTGCACTGTTGTACAGTTTTTTTATTACTTTGGTAGAGTCTATTTCTCTAGTTTCAATATTGTGTGCACCATCTCTTTTTGCACGTCTTTTTAATTCTTTTAATTTATTGCCATAAATATCTAAAGCAATTAATTGCCCTTTGTTTTCCATTAAAGCAGCAATGTGCAATGTTTTTCCTCCTGCACCAGCACAAGTATCTACTACACGCTGCCCAGGTTTAACATCTAAAAAGTGACCAACTAATTGTGAAGACGCATCTTGCATCTCAAACATTCCTTTTTTAAACGCTTCTGTTCTAAAAACATTAGCTCTTTCTGTAAGTGTTAAAGCATCTGGATATCCTTTTATAGGATTGGCAACTATATTTTCTTCTAATAAAGCTTTTTGTAAGTTGGCCTTTGTTGTTTTTAAAGTATTTACTCTTAAAACTACTTCGGCTTGTTTATTTAAAGCGTTAATTTCTTTTGTCCATTTTTTATCACCTAAAGCTTTTTCTCCAACTTCATCAATCCAATCTGGTATAGATTCTTTAAATTTTCTAATTTTAGACAATTCATCAAATCTTCCTTTAATTCTTCTTGTAGGTGTTGGTTCAATTTGTTTCCAGTCTGGCAATTCTATGCCTTTTAAAACAGCCCAAACAGCCCAAATTCTAAACAGGTTAGGTCTGCTATATGGAGCTTTTACTTCGGCAATTTCTGTATATAATCTTTTCCAGCGTACAATTTCATACGTGGTTTCTGCAATAAAACCACGATCTCTAGATCCCCAACGTTTATCAAATTTTAAAACTTTTTCTACAACCTTATCTGCATATTCATCTTCATTAAAAATAAGGTTAAGTGCGTCTATTACCGCAAATACTAAGTTTCTGTGTAACTTCATTTTTACTTTTTATTGTTTTTATTTTCTAGGAGTTTTTATGTAAAACTTTAAACTAGAATTTATATAAGTTTTAAATTTATGTTGTGTAATTTTTAAAAAGATAAAACACTAACAATTAGTTTAAAAAAAATATGGCTGCAAAGGTATTGTTTTAGAAAGGAATACACTTATTTTTGATGAAATATATATGTGTAAATAGCTATTTTAGGCTGTATCTACGTATTTAAATAGTAAATACTTATAATGTAAAGTATTTGTAGAATACACAAAATTAGAAGAAAATGAAGAAATTAGTAGTGGCAATTTGTGCTTTAGCTCTTTTTGCTTGTGAACAAAAAAATGAGGTTAAACCTTTTACCTCTGTTGTAGTAAAAGACGTTTACACTAAAAATGTAAGTATTAGAGCTATTGAGGTTTTAGATGGTAGTGTAGGTTTTGCGGGTAACAATGGTGTTTTTGGCTCTGTAGATTTAAAAACAAATAAGGTAATAACCAATGTGCAAAAATACGATACTATTTTACCTGAGTTTAGAGCTGTTGGTACAACTGGAGCAGATTTTTTTATGTTATCTGTAACTAACCCAGCTTTATTATATAAAACAGGTGAAAACGGAAAAATGGAATTGGTTTATACCGAAAAAGGTGATGGCGTTTTTTATGATGCAATTAACTTTTGGAACTCTAAAGAAGGTATTGCGGTTGGCGATAGTGTAGATGGTTGCTTATCTGTTATTGTTACTAGAGATGGTGGTAATAGTTGGAATAAGATTGCGTGTAATAATTTACCTGAAGGTATTGCTGGTGAAGGTGCTTTTGCAGCAAGTAATACCAACATTAAAATTGTAGGAGATAAAACTTGGATAGCTACCACTAAAGGTCGTGTTTTTTACTCTGCAGATAAAGGAACTACTTGGGATGTATTTAGTGTACCAATGACAGGTTTGGGAGAAACACACGGAATTTTTTCTTTAGATTTTTATAACGAAAATTTAGGTTTTGCTATTGGAGGAGATTTTACAAAGCCAGAACAAAACATTAAAAATAAAGCAATAACCACAGATGGTGGTGTAACCTGGAGTTTAGTTGCAGATGGCAAAGAACCAGATTATAAAAGTTGTGTGCAATTTGTGCCAGAGCGCAATGGTAATGAACTAGTAGCTGTAGGTTTTACAGGTATTGCATATTCTAGTGATAAAGGACAGACGTGGAAAGAGTTGTCTAAAGAAGGTTTTTACACCATTAGGTTTGTAAATGATACCCTTGCTTATGCAGCAGGTAAAGACCGCATATCTAAATTAATTTTTAAATAATAAAAAAAGGAAAACTTATTGCTTTCCTTTTTTATGTTTGTCCCTGTATTCACGTATTAGTCTGCGTTTAAAGTCTTCTTCTAAACGAGCAAGTTTGTATGTTTTTCTGTAGTTTAATACTTTGCTTATTTTAGCATAATATGTTTTGGTAATGTCTACTTTTTCTTTTTCAAACTCTATGTAAGTTTCTAGTAAATGTTTAGAGTCTTCTTCAGATAAATTGTTGTAGTCATATTTTCTTTTTAAGTTTCGCCTGTCATCATATAGTTTATGAAGTTCTTTTTCAAACTCATCATAAATAGGCCAAAAACTTTTAGCTTCATTGCTAGATAGTTCTAATTGCTCTGTAAAAAAAGCAACCTTTAAAGATTTAATTTTTTCCCAGTCGTTTCTTTGTCCATAGAAAAACGTAGTTCCTATAAAGAAAACTAGAATAGTTATTAATGTTTGGATTTTATTTTTCATCTTCATCTAAATAAATACCTTGTATGTCTATACCATTGTTAGACTCCAAATAGTTCATAATTTCATCTTCGTTAATTTCACTTTCTGTAACGTCAGACACATTAATATCATCTATTGATATTATTTGTGCTAGGTCGTAGGTAGGGAAATCAATATCATTTTCATCAAAATAGCTTTCAATATCTGAGGCAGCTATGTCTTGAAAAGATATAGGGGTAGAACTGTTGTTAAAAACTACTGCAGCAATTAAAATAGCTACTACCGCAGCAATGCTAGATGTTGCGTATAATCTCTTTTTAAAAGAACTTAGTTTTATAACCTTAGGTTCTGTTTTTTGGTTTAGTTTGGTTTGTATATTTTGGTGTATACTGTCAAAATAATTATCTGGTACTGTAAAGCCTTCTTTTTTAGGAATAGCGCTTTGTTCCTGAGCAATAGTATTGTTCAGTTTTTCAGAGAAATTATCTAAATAAGACTCTGGCATTTTAAATCCGCTATTTTTTGGTAGGCTTTTCATACTTATTCTTTGACTGTCAATACTCTAAATGGTTTAATTACTTTTTAAATAATTTTCAATTTTTTTTGCTGCTTGATGGTAAGATGCCTTTAAACCACCAACAGAAGTGCCTAGTATCTCTGATATTTCTTCGTATTTTAATTCGTCAAAATATTTCATATTAAATACTAATTTTTGCTTTTCTGGTAATGTGCTAATTGCTTTTTGTAGTTTTAATTGTATTTCGTCACCTTCAAAATAAACATCAGATTGCAAGTTCTCTAATAGTAAATCTTGTAATTCGTGGCTTGTAACACCAAGCATTTTAGATTTTGTTTTTAAAAAAGATAAGGATTCATTAGTAGCAATACGGTATATCCAAGAAAACAGTTTGCTTTCGCCTTTGAACTTATCAATATTTCTATACACTTTTATAAATGTATTTTGTAGCACATCATCTGCATCATCATGGTTAAGTACAATTTTACGTATGTGCCAATATAACCTTTCTTTATAGGTATCAACAAGAACCTCAAAAGCTTTTGCTTGAGAGTTTTTTTCTTTTAGTTGATGTACTAAAGTTTCTTCGGTCATCAATAGTGTACTATTTGTGTATTTGACTTAATTTATACAAAAAGGTTTAATACTAAACGTCAAATGATTGCATATCTACTAATTTTTTATAGACGTTGTTGTTGTTTATTAGCTGTGTATGTGTGCCTTGCTCTACAATTTCTCCTTTTTGTAACACTACAATTGTGTCTGCACTTTGTATGGTAGACAACCTGTGAGCAATTACAATAGAGGTTCTGTTTTGCATCATTTTTTCTAATGCGTCTTGTACCAAACGCTCGCTCTCTGTGTCTAAAGCAGAGGTAGCCTCATCTAAAATCATTATTGGAGGATTTTTAAGTACTGCACGTGCAATAGATAAACGTTGTTTTTGTCCGCCACTTAGTTTATTTCCGCTATCACCAATGTTAGTGTCATAACCATTTGGCTGTTCCATTATAAAGTCGTGTGCGTTTGCAATTTTTGCAGCTTCAATAATTTCTTCTTCAGTTGCATTTGTTTTACCTAATGCAATATTATTTTTAATGGTGTCATTAAACAAAATAGAATCTTGTGTAACTAAGCCCATTAAATCTCTAAGTGACTTTTTAGTAAGGTCTTTTATGTTGTCATCATCTATAGCAATTTCGCCTTCGTTAACATCATAAAAACGTGTAACTAGGTTTGCAATGGTACTTTTACCGCTACCAGACTGACCAACAAGTGCTACGGTTTTTCCTTTGTTAACTGATAAGTTAAAGTTTTTAAGCACGTAATCATCCTCGTACTTAAAAGATATATTTTTTAGGGTTATGTTTTTATTAAACGCTTCCTTAGCAATTGCGTTTTCTTTTTCAGCAATAGGATTTTTAGTCTCTAAAATCTCTAATACACGCTCTGCCGCAGCATTACCTTTTTTAACACCGTATGATGCTTTACTTATAGCTTTTGCAGGAGTAAGTATTTGGTACGCAAGTCCCATATAGGTAATAAAAAGTTCTGGTTCTATACTTTTTTCAACCAAAACCATTTGTCCGCCATACCAAAGTAAAATGCCAATTACACCAATGCCTAAAAACTCACTAGCGGGTGAAGCTAAGTTTTGTCTGTTTAATAGGCTATTAGAGAATTTAAAAAATCTGTTGGTTGATTTTTGAAACGTACCTGCAAAAGTTTGTTCTGCATTAAATGCTTTTATTACGCGTAAGCCCCCTAAGGTTTCTTCTAAAATTGATAAAAATGTACCTTGTTCTTTCTGTACTTTATCAGATTTCTTTTTTAACGATTTACCAATTAATGAAATAATAAAACCAGAAATAGGAAGAAAAATAAATACAAAAATTGTTAGTTGGGCGCTAAAGGCAACCATCATTGCAATGGTAAAAATAATAGTAAGTGGCTCTCTAACTGCTAATTCTAAAACAGATAAAAAAGAGTGTTGAATTTCTAAAACATCAGAAGTTATACGTGCAATAGTATCTCCTTTTCTTTTTTCAGAATAATAAGATATTGGTAGTTCTACAGTTTTGTTATATAAAGCATTTCTTAAATCTTTTAAAACACCGTTTCTTAAAAAAGCGATAAAATACATAGCTAAATAGCCAAATAAGTTTTTTAAGAAAAACATACCTATAACCAAACCAACCATTAACATTAAAGCGTCTCCTTGGTTACCGCTGCCAACATTTTGCGTAATGTAATAGTTTAAATAATTTATTGTGTAATCTTTAATTTCTGTGATACTCGTCCACTCTGGAGCAACAGTAATAGATTCTGTTTGCCCAAATAATACAGATAGCATAGGAAATAAAGATACCATTGCTAGCGTGCTAAATAAAGCGTAAAAGATATTAGAAATTATGTTTAGTATTGCGTACGTTTTATAAGGCTTTGCATATACTAGTATTTTTTGAAAATATTTCATTAATTTAAATTCAGTTCTTTTAGAATTCTGTTTATTTTTTCTTCTAACTGTTTGTTTGCAACAGAAAAGTCTTCCGCTTTTTCTAAATTGGTATTTACACTAAAATAGAATTTTATTTTAGGCTCTGTACCACTTGGTCTTGCAGCCATTTTTGTTCCATCTTCTGCAATGTATATTAGTACATTAGATTTAGGAATGTTAATTTCTTTTTCTTCTCCTGTAATTACATTTTTTGCTGTAGATGTGTTGTAGTCTTCTATCCATTCTACTTTAGAACCATCTATAGTAGTAACAGGATTGTCTTTAAAATCTACCATCATTTGTTTAATCTCTTCAGCACCAGAAGCGCCTTTTTTGGTTAAAGAGACTAACTTTTCTTTGTAGAAACCACAATCAACATAAGTAGCTATTAAATCTTGATAAAAAGAGCTACCGTTTGCTTTTGCGTTTGCGCCAATTTCACAAGCCAATAGGGTAGAGGTAACCGCGTCTTTATCTCTAACAAAGTCACCAACCATAAAACCAAAACTTTCTTCTCCACCACCAACAAAATATTGGTTAGGTGCGTCTTTTATCATTTTAGCTATCCATTTAAAGCCTGTTAAAGCAG carries:
- a CDS encoding RsmB/NOP family class I SAM-dependent RNA methyltransferase — protein: MKLHRNLVFAVIDALNLIFNEDEYADKVVEKVLKFDKRWGSRDRGFIAETTYEIVRWKRLYTEIAEVKAPYSRPNLFRIWAVWAVLKGIELPDWKQIEPTPTRRIKGRFDELSKIRKFKESIPDWIDEVGEKALGDKKWTKEINALNKQAEVVLRVNTLKTTKANLQKALLEENIVANPIKGYPDALTLTERANVFRTEAFKKGMFEMQDASSQLVGHFLDVKPGQRVVDTCAGAGGKTLHIAALMENKGQLIALDIYGNKLKELKRRAKRDGAHNIETREIDSTKVIKKLYNSADRVLIDAPCTGLGVLKRNPDAKWKLQPEFLDKITKTQQEILQSYSRIVKSGGKLVYATCSILPQENNDQIIAFLASEAGKDFTLVKENKVYASDSGYDGFYMTLLEKK
- a CDS encoding WD40/YVTN/BNR-like repeat-containing protein; the protein is MKKLVVAICALALFACEQKNEVKPFTSVVVKDVYTKNVSIRAIEVLDGSVGFAGNNGVFGSVDLKTNKVITNVQKYDTILPEFRAVGTTGADFFMLSVTNPALLYKTGENGKMELVYTEKGDGVFYDAINFWNSKEGIAVGDSVDGCLSVIVTRDGGNSWNKIACNNLPEGIAGEGAFAASNTNIKIVGDKTWIATTKGRVFYSADKGTTWDVFSVPMTGLGETHGIFSLDFYNENLGFAIGGDFTKPEQNIKNKAITTDGGVTWSLVADGKEPDYKSCVQFVPERNGNELVAVGFTGIAYSSDKGQTWKELSKEGFYTIRFVNDTLAYAAGKDRISKLIFK
- a CDS encoding RNA polymerase sigma factor — encoded protein: MTEETLVHQLKEKNSQAKAFEVLVDTYKERLYWHIRKIVLNHDDADDVLQNTFIKVYRNIDKFKGESKLFSWIYRIATNESLSFLKTKSKMLGVTSHELQDLLLENLQSDVYFEGDEIQLKLQKAISTLPEKQKLVFNMKYFDELKYEEISEILGTSVGGLKASYHQAAKKIENYLKSN
- a CDS encoding ABC transporter ATP-binding protein, whose translation is MKYFQKILVYAKPYKTYAILNIISNIFYALFSTLAMVSLFPMLSVLFGQTESITVAPEWTSITEIKDYTINYLNYYITQNVGSGNQGDALMLMVGLVIGMFFLKNLFGYLAMYFIAFLRNGVLKDLRNALYNKTVELPISYYSEKRKGDTIARITSDVLEIQHSFLSVLELAVREPLTIIFTIAMMVAFSAQLTIFVFIFLPISGFIISLIGKSLKKKSDKVQKEQGTFLSILEETLGGLRVIKAFNAEQTFAGTFQKSTNRFFKFSNSLLNRQNLASPASEFLGIGVIGILLWYGGQMVLVEKSIEPELFITYMGLAYQILTPAKAISKASYGVKKGNAAAERVLEILETKNPIAEKENAIAKEAFNKNITLKNISFKYEDDYVLKNFNLSVNKGKTVALVGQSGSGKSTIANLVTRFYDVNEGEIAIDDDNIKDLTKKSLRDLMGLVTQDSILFNDTIKNNIALGKTNATEEEIIEAAKIANAHDFIMEQPNGYDTNIGDSGNKLSGGQKQRLSIARAVLKNPPIMILDEATSALDTESERLVQDALEKMMQNRTSIVIAHRLSTIQSADTIVVLQKGEIVEQGTHTQLINNNNVYKKLVDMQSFDV